From Paenibacillus sp. V4I7, one genomic window encodes:
- a CDS encoding cysteine desulfurase, whose translation MNIQEIRDQFPILKQQVNGHPLVYLDSSATSQKPYAVIEALRDYYTNYNSNVHRGAHTLGSLATDAFENARDKVKSFIHAKESTEVVFTRGTTASLNLVAQCYVREFLKEGDEILTTLMEHHSNLIPWQQAAKKTGATLRYIPIQPDGTIRLEDVEEAITSKTKFVSITHVSNVMGTIHPVKQIAAIAHRHGAVICVDAAQSAPHLQLDVQDLDCDFMAFSGHKMAGPTGIGILYGKKALLEKMAPYEYGGEMIDHVDLYESTWKELPWKFEGGTPNIAGAIGLGAAIDFLQQIGLTSIRHHENQLVKYALEQLSLMEEISIYGPMQPELRSGLVTFNLSDVHPHDLATILDVEGIAIRAGHHCCQPLMRWLNVSSTARASFYLYNTEEDIDALVKGLKRAISYFKYVAQ comes from the coding sequence TTGAATATCCAAGAAATAAGAGACCAATTTCCGATTTTAAAGCAGCAAGTTAATGGACATCCTCTCGTGTATTTAGATAGTTCGGCCACATCCCAGAAGCCCTATGCGGTCATTGAAGCATTACGGGATTATTATACAAATTACAACTCCAATGTTCATCGCGGTGCACACACGTTAGGTTCATTAGCTACGGATGCATTTGAGAATGCCAGAGATAAAGTCAAATCGTTTATCCATGCCAAGGAGTCGACAGAGGTCGTGTTCACTCGCGGAACTACCGCTTCATTAAATCTAGTCGCCCAATGTTATGTGAGAGAGTTTCTAAAAGAAGGCGATGAAATCTTGACCACCTTAATGGAGCATCACAGCAATCTCATCCCTTGGCAGCAGGCAGCTAAAAAAACAGGCGCAACGCTTCGCTATATTCCCATCCAACCTGATGGCACCATTCGCTTAGAGGATGTAGAGGAAGCCATCACATCGAAAACCAAGTTCGTATCCATAACTCATGTTTCCAACGTGATGGGAACTATTCATCCTGTGAAACAGATTGCGGCAATTGCCCACCGTCACGGGGCCGTGATTTGCGTCGATGCGGCTCAAAGTGCTCCACACCTTCAGCTGGATGTTCAAGATTTGGATTGTGACTTTATGGCCTTTTCCGGTCATAAGATGGCAGGTCCAACCGGCATTGGCATTCTGTATGGTAAGAAAGCCCTCTTGGAAAAAATGGCGCCTTATGAATATGGCGGAGAAATGATCGATCACGTGGACTTATACGAATCCACTTGGAAGGAGCTCCCTTGGAAGTTTGAAGGAGGAACGCCGAATATTGCAGGCGCTATCGGGCTTGGCGCCGCCATCGATTTCCTGCAACAAATCGGGTTAACTTCCATTCGTCATCATGAGAATCAACTGGTCAAGTATGCCTTAGAGCAGCTTTCATTGATGGAAGAGATTTCGATCTATGGCCCAATGCAGCCCGAACTAAGAAGCGGCTTAGTCACCTTTAACTTATCAGACGTGCATCCGCATGATCTCGCAACCATTCTGGACGTGGAAGGAATCGCCATTCGAGCGGGCCATCACTGCTGCCAGCCTTTGATGAGATGGCTTAACGTTTCATCCACAGCTCGTGCGAGTTTTTATCTTTACAATACGGAAGAAGATATTGATGCTCTCGTAAAGGGCTTAAAGCGGGCAATATCTTATTTCAAATACGTAGCTCAATGA
- a CDS encoding PLP-dependent aminotransferase family protein, whose amino-acid sequence MRKPDRTSKKPLYQQISDEMERSILHGEYPPGSFLPSERKLAERLEVNRSTVVQAYEELRARGIVESISGSGTMVSNHFWGIRPNLTPNWRQYVEGGTFAPNLPYIRRVREVLRERESIIDFASGELSADLFPNEAIKQLMRDIPFEAYLGYDDPSGYLPLRETLVGFLEERLRIRATEASILITSGSQQSLYLIMQCLLAPGDAVAIEDPSYYYSLSMFQSAELRIFRLPVKEDGIDPEDIMTLYRQHRIRMIFLNPNYQNPTGTILHASKREALLKIAAELGIPIVEDDPFSLTSFDHSPPDTLKSIDTHGSVLYVGSLSKVAASGLRIGWLVAPQAVIQRLADARQQMDFGLSIVPQWLANKFLGSDLFDKHMHFLRDSLSLKQHLMIRSLQQELPDQISFTPARGGLNIWCTIKDKLDDQKLLEEAIKRGVVFMPGTVFGSEPGHLRLSFARPSMDEIAPGIAKLAQAFHALIQKCE is encoded by the coding sequence ATGCGCAAACCTGACCGAACAAGTAAAAAACCTCTCTATCAACAGATTTCAGACGAGATGGAGAGGAGTATCCTACATGGCGAATATCCACCTGGAAGTTTCTTGCCTTCTGAACGTAAGCTAGCCGAACGACTGGAAGTAAACCGAAGCACCGTCGTACAAGCCTATGAGGAATTACGCGCAAGAGGAATAGTCGAAAGTATCAGCGGAAGCGGTACCATGGTCAGCAATCATTTTTGGGGTATTAGGCCCAATTTAACACCCAATTGGCGTCAATATGTAGAAGGAGGCACATTTGCCCCCAATCTTCCCTATATCCGCCGGGTCCGTGAGGTTCTACGTGAGCGAGAATCAATCATTGACTTTGCTAGTGGCGAGTTATCTGCCGACTTATTCCCCAATGAGGCGATTAAGCAATTAATGAGGGACATTCCTTTCGAAGCCTACTTAGGATATGACGATCCGAGTGGGTATTTGCCGCTTAGAGAGACTCTTGTAGGTTTTTTGGAGGAAAGATTACGTATTCGAGCGACAGAAGCTTCCATCCTTATCACCTCCGGCTCACAGCAATCTCTGTATTTGATCATGCAATGTTTGTTAGCTCCTGGGGATGCGGTTGCCATTGAAGATCCGTCTTACTACTATTCTTTATCCATGTTCCAATCGGCCGAGCTCCGCATTTTTCGCTTACCTGTAAAAGAAGATGGCATCGACCCCGAAGACATTATGACGTTGTACCGCCAACATCGCATTCGCATGATTTTTTTGAATCCGAACTATCAGAACCCAACAGGGACAATCCTTCATGCATCTAAAAGAGAGGCCTTACTGAAGATCGCTGCTGAACTTGGTATACCCATCGTAGAAGATGATCCTTTCAGCCTTACTTCCTTTGATCATTCTCCTCCTGATACGTTGAAATCCATCGATACCCACGGTTCCGTACTCTATGTTGGCTCCTTATCCAAGGTTGCAGCTTCAGGATTACGGATCGGCTGGTTGGTAGCTCCCCAGGCTGTCATACAACGATTAGCTGATGCTCGCCAGCAAATGGACTTTGGCCTAAGCATTGTCCCACAGTGGCTTGCTAATAAATTTCTGGGATCGGATTTATTTGATAAACATATGCACTTCCTAAGGGACTCCCTTTCTCTGAAGCAGCATCTTATGATTCGATCCCTTCAGCAAGAGTTACCTGATCAAATCAGCTTTACCCCTGCTCGAGGAGGTTTAAATATATGGTGCACTATCAAGGACAAGCTTGACGATCAGAAGTTATTAGAGGAAGCGATAAAACGAGGGGTTGTCTTTATGCCCGGAACCGTATTTGGCTCTGAGCCTGGACATCTAAGATTAAGCTTTGCTCGTCCCTCTATGGATGAGATCGCTCCTGGCATAGCCAAATTAGCTCAGGCTTTTCATGCATTAATACAGAAATGTGAATAG
- a CDS encoding cytochrome ubiquinol oxidase subunit I, translated as MTYDPVLYSRMLTELTFAFHIIFATVGVGIPIMIAFAEWSGIKRNDPYYLLLARRWARGFVITVAVGVVTGTAIGLQLSLLWPSFMRVAGQAIALPLFMETFAFFFEAIFLGIYLYTWDRFRKPITHFLLNIPVMLGSSASAFFITTVNAFMNTPQGFKMNNGSITDIQPLVAMFNPATPTKVAHVLSSAYMTSAFVLAAIAGAALLKKRDSLYHRKALKLTMVAALIFSITTALIGDLSGKFLAKYQPEKLAAAEWHFETARQVPLVLGGILTEDHQIKYGLKIPFALSILAHDNPNSEVQGLNETPVAEQPPLIVHYYFDSMVTIGIFLTVLSMASVWMVYKLKSIQYPSWLLRLVVLSGPLAILGIELGWIYAEVGRQPWILRGYMKTVHGATTSTHVDLMLLLFCILYIAIGFTLVKVLRKMFTNSDVQEELKSRGIEGGPTQ; from the coding sequence ATGACTTATGATCCTGTGCTTTATAGCCGAATGCTCACAGAGCTCACATTCGCCTTCCATATTATCTTCGCTACCGTAGGTGTCGGTATTCCAATCATGATCGCATTCGCCGAATGGTCTGGCATTAAACGAAACGATCCTTACTACCTGCTTCTTGCGCGGCGCTGGGCCCGCGGCTTCGTTATAACCGTCGCAGTTGGTGTTGTCACAGGAACCGCAATAGGTCTCCAGCTCAGCCTGCTATGGCCAAGCTTTATGCGCGTTGCCGGCCAAGCTATTGCCTTGCCTTTGTTTATGGAGACCTTCGCCTTTTTCTTTGAAGCTATATTTTTAGGCATCTATCTATACACATGGGATCGATTCCGCAAGCCCATCACTCATTTCTTACTCAATATTCCGGTCATGCTGGGATCTTCAGCGTCTGCTTTTTTTATCACAACGGTTAACGCGTTTATGAATACCCCGCAGGGCTTTAAGATGAACAACGGCTCCATTACTGACATTCAGCCGCTCGTAGCCATGTTTAATCCCGCTACTCCAACGAAGGTCGCACATGTGCTTTCTTCTGCTTATATGACAAGCGCCTTCGTCCTTGCGGCGATAGCCGGAGCTGCTTTGCTTAAGAAGCGCGATTCGCTCTATCACCGTAAAGCACTCAAGCTAACGATGGTTGCGGCTCTTATTTTTTCAATTACAACTGCACTTATTGGAGATCTTTCCGGGAAATTTTTGGCTAAATATCAACCCGAGAAGCTGGCTGCCGCTGAATGGCATTTTGAGACGGCTAGACAAGTGCCGCTTGTTCTAGGGGGGATATTAACAGAAGATCATCAGATTAAATATGGGTTAAAAATCCCATTCGCCCTAAGTATTCTAGCTCACGATAACCCGAATTCAGAAGTTCAGGGCTTAAATGAAACACCTGTTGCTGAGCAACCTCCTCTTATTGTTCATTACTATTTTGATTCGATGGTCACGATAGGCATCTTCCTTACGGTACTTTCTATGGCATCTGTTTGGATGGTTTACAAATTAAAGAGTATCCAATATCCCAGTTGGCTGTTGAGGTTGGTCGTCCTTTCAGGCCCTCTTGCCATTTTGGGAATTGAATTGGGTTGGATTTACGCCGAGGTAGGACGACAGCCTTGGATACTTCGAGGTTATATGAAGACCGTCCATGGAGCGACCACCTCCACACATGTGGATTTGATGCTCCTTTTGTTCTGCATCCTATATATAGCTATTGGATTCACTTTGGTCAAAGTACTAAGGAAAATGTTCACGAACAGCGATGTACAAGAAGAACTCAAGAGCAGAGGAATTGAGGGGGGGCCAACACAATGA
- a CDS encoding MFS transporter: protein MNSETTLQKGPILMRLLMFTVMMSSMSALMFNVVLPQISEEFHLTLAQVSWLSSAYTLIYAFGTVTYGKLADRFQLKSLLTFGLTLFAAGSLMGLVSQTFWFALLGRCLQSAGAAAIPAIALIIPVRYFSPEKRGSALSMSAVGIALGSALAPVISATIVSFANWRWLFLPSLLILLLLPLYRKYLEHEVKQAPRKFDWLGGSLLAASIALLLLGVTNRTWWYLVIGLVSLILFIVRIRTAEEPFIQPQLFRNKKYSIATTLAFLISGIGVSLYFLTPILFSEVYHLGSNWIGFAMVPAAAASALLGRKGGKLADLKGNSYLFSVASGSLITCFVLLSIFTGISPLWISFFLIFGNVGQSFMQIAMSNSISRSLPNDQVGVGMGLFSMVSFIAQGIAAGIYGIVATQGPSVHWNPLNVDSNSYLFSNFYLVLAAMHVGILFFYHLQFRTKKISVAIEH from the coding sequence ATGAATTCTGAAACAACGCTGCAAAAAGGCCCTATCTTAATGCGCTTATTGATGTTTACCGTTATGATGTCATCGATGAGCGCCCTTATGTTTAATGTTGTGCTTCCGCAAATCAGCGAGGAGTTTCATCTTACCCTTGCTCAGGTGAGCTGGCTGTCATCCGCCTATACGCTTATCTATGCGTTTGGAACTGTGACTTATGGGAAACTGGCAGACAGATTCCAACTGAAGAGCCTATTGACGTTCGGTCTGACGTTATTTGCGGCTGGTTCTCTAATGGGACTCGTTTCCCAGACATTCTGGTTCGCACTTCTCGGAAGGTGCCTGCAATCTGCGGGGGCTGCAGCTATTCCGGCAATTGCGTTGATTATCCCTGTACGATATTTTTCGCCTGAGAAGAGGGGCTCCGCATTAAGCATGTCAGCCGTTGGGATTGCGCTCGGAAGCGCTCTTGCGCCTGTTATTTCCGCTACTATCGTCAGCTTTGCGAATTGGAGATGGCTGTTTCTGCCTTCCCTGTTGATTTTGTTACTGCTGCCGCTGTATCGAAAATATCTCGAGCATGAAGTGAAACAAGCTCCGCGAAAATTCGATTGGCTTGGTGGAAGCTTGCTCGCCGCATCCATTGCGCTGCTTCTGCTTGGGGTCACGAATCGAACCTGGTGGTATTTGGTTATCGGATTAGTGTCCTTAATTCTCTTCATCGTACGAATTCGTACCGCCGAAGAACCTTTTATCCAACCTCAGCTGTTTCGTAACAAGAAGTATTCCATCGCAACAACACTGGCGTTTCTCATCAGTGGCATAGGCGTTTCCTTGTATTTTTTAACTCCGATTCTGTTTTCGGAAGTTTATCATCTTGGTTCCAATTGGATCGGTTTCGCCATGGTCCCTGCGGCGGCAGCCTCCGCCCTTCTAGGGAGAAAAGGCGGGAAACTGGCGGATCTGAAAGGCAACTCCTATCTGTTCTCGGTTGCTTCCGGTTCGTTAATTACCTGTTTTGTCTTGTTGTCCATCTTTACAGGAATCTCGCCGCTATGGATCTCATTCTTTTTGATTTTCGGTAACGTAGGCCAATCTTTCATGCAGATTGCAATGTCCAATTCCATCTCAAGATCATTGCCCAATGATCAGGTTGGCGTGGGTATGGGTCTTTTTTCGATGGTCAGTTTTATAGCTCAAGGGATAGCTGCAGGCATATACGGTATTGTGGCTACCCAGGGACCCTCCGTACATTGGAATCCGTTAAATGTGGATTCGAACAGTTACCTATTCAGCAATTTTTATCTCGTTCTTGCCGCAATGCATGTGGGGATCTTGTTCTTCTATCACTTGCAATTCCGTACCAAGAAAATAAGTGTTGCAATAGAACACTGA
- a CDS encoding TetR/AcrR family transcriptional regulator — protein MSSNPSTSDKLLLATIDLMAEKGYDGTTTKEIAAVAGVNEVTLFRHFGTKEKLLAAAFNRYHYALEMTKLFSESLTGELYEDLLIISRKYHTLMNRNRKLFQIIQKGSSSLPPEVYQEARRHPLELRKLLTNYLVSMSEQGKVITSKPDIQAYAFMLMNHGAFNSNLSPIDLDEFIEEGVRLFARALTP, from the coding sequence ATGAGCAGCAATCCAAGTACGAGTGATAAACTTCTGTTAGCAACAATCGATCTCATGGCAGAAAAAGGGTACGATGGTACCACAACGAAGGAAATCGCTGCTGTTGCCGGAGTAAACGAAGTGACGTTGTTTCGCCATTTCGGAACGAAAGAGAAACTGCTAGCGGCTGCCTTCAACCGTTATCACTATGCCTTAGAGATGACTAAGCTTTTTAGCGAATCTCTGACAGGCGAGCTGTATGAGGACCTTCTTATCATCAGCCGAAAGTATCATACTCTCATGAATCGGAATAGAAAACTGTTTCAGATCATTCAAAAAGGAAGCAGCAGTCTCCCTCCAGAAGTATATCAGGAGGCCCGCCGCCATCCTCTCGAACTTAGGAAGCTTTTAACGAATTATTTGGTTTCCATGTCTGAGCAAGGTAAAGTGATAACTTCAAAACCTGACATACAGGCATATGCTTTCATGTTGATGAATCATGGTGCGTTCAATAGTAACTTGTCCCCCATCGATTTGGACGAATTTATCGAGGAAGGCGTGCGGTTATTCGCTAGGGCATTAACTCCCTAG
- a CDS encoding luciferase family protein, with amino-acid sequence MNGNVRQIIIDQLLSWPEVTQQPHRFGGIEFLFSGKEIGHLHGDHLVDLLMPKSFRDQLIVSGRAQPHHMYPDSGWVSVYLTSNGDVTNAIELLRFKYDYLVAKRNK; translated from the coding sequence ATGAATGGTAATGTGAGGCAAATTATTATCGACCAATTGCTTTCATGGCCAGAAGTAACTCAGCAGCCACACCGTTTCGGAGGGATTGAATTTTTGTTTAGCGGAAAAGAAATTGGTCATCTACATGGAGATCATCTAGTCGACTTGCTCATGCCAAAATCGTTTCGCGATCAGCTTATAGTTTCAGGGCGTGCGCAACCCCATCATATGTATCCTGATTCCGGTTGGGTATCTGTTTATTTAACGTCAAATGGGGATGTTACTAACGCCATTGAACTTCTACGATTCAAGTATGATTATCTAGTGGCAAAACGAAATAAGTGA
- a CDS encoding cytochrome d ubiquinol oxidase subunit II, producing MKYELMGITVLWIFLYGYLIVASIDFGAGFFSYYSYATGKKHLVENIIKRYLSPVWEVTNVFLVFFFVGIVGFFPDSSYYFGTALLVPGSIAIVLLAIRGSYYAFSIYGQMQKQSHLYTFLYGATGLLIPASLSTVLTISEGGYMTEENGKVILHFSKLFTSSYSWSVVLLALVSVLYISAMFLSYYANKAQDYEALEIVRSYALGWSPPTIVCSIFVFFAIRWHNPEHFRAMLDLSWMFVASLLCFIAAVYLIYKRKSYGWAFILVMLQFAFAFFGYGASHLPYILYPFITIHQNFTNDAMAISLIVVFLAGLCLLIPSLVLLMRLFLFDAEYVRGNPSKKG from the coding sequence ATGAAGTACGAGTTAATGGGCATTACGGTCCTATGGATATTTCTGTACGGCTATCTGATCGTTGCTTCCATTGATTTCGGGGCAGGCTTCTTTAGCTATTACTCCTACGCTACAGGAAAAAAACATCTCGTTGAAAACATCATCAAACGTTACCTATCACCGGTATGGGAAGTAACGAATGTTTTCCTAGTTTTCTTCTTTGTCGGCATAGTCGGCTTCTTTCCGGATAGCTCGTATTACTTTGGAACTGCCCTTCTGGTGCCTGGCAGCATCGCGATTGTTCTACTTGCGATACGCGGCTCTTACTATGCTTTTAGTATTTATGGTCAAATGCAAAAACAAAGCCACTTGTATACATTTTTGTATGGAGCCACCGGCCTCCTCATTCCCGCTTCCTTATCAACCGTCCTGACGATATCCGAGGGAGGTTATATGACAGAGGAGAATGGCAAGGTTATTTTACACTTTAGCAAGCTCTTCACAAGCTCCTATTCCTGGTCGGTTGTGCTGCTTGCACTTGTTAGCGTTCTGTACATTTCTGCGATGTTTCTTTCCTACTATGCCAACAAAGCCCAGGATTATGAAGCTCTTGAAATCGTCCGGAGCTACGCACTAGGCTGGAGTCCACCCACAATTGTGTGCAGTATATTTGTTTTTTTCGCTATTCGCTGGCACAATCCGGAGCATTTTCGGGCTATGCTGGATCTGTCTTGGATGTTCGTCGCTTCGTTACTATGCTTCATAGCGGCCGTCTATCTGATTTATAAACGAAAAAGCTATGGCTGGGCATTTATTCTTGTTATGCTGCAATTTGCCTTTGCCTTCTTCGGATATGGAGCTTCCCACTTGCCGTATATCCTTTACCCGTTTATTACGATTCACCAAAATTTCACGAACGATGCTATGGCTATCTCGCTAATTGTCGTTTTCCTTGCTGGATTATGTCTGCTTATCCCATCACTTGTTCTACTGATGCGGCTGTTCCTATTCGACGCTGAGTATGTGCGAGGGAATCCCTCCAAGAAAGGGTGA